A portion of the Chryseobacterium tructae genome contains these proteins:
- a CDS encoding M20/M25/M40 family metallo-hydrolase, translated as MKKVLLILLGILIILAAVVVIKTYTYPFKKGPSGNAEGWKPVKNDSAVARFSGGIKIPTVSTGSLGEFNYAPFDQFKEYLKTTYPLVYQNTENVEVNKYGLVFRLKGSNSKLEPILFLSHMDVVPPGDADVKNTQENIFRPDDKPLDPVSKVAEDWEFSPFSGAVANGRIYGRGAIDMKGMLFSLMESMNNLIKSKQIPQRDIYLAFGFDEEVGGKNGAIQIAEYFKKKGLKFDAVYDEGGLIMRKGNVAGVDADVAVVGCAEKGFLSAKIKVKGLGGHSSMPPMESAIGKAAVIMQRLEDHQMKPVITPLVKEFFDNIGGVMPFTTRMALANQWLLKPVLISQLTKNNTTNALVRTTTALTMMKGSDGTNVLSPEVEFVVNFRLLPGNTVKDVREHIAKATKGFDVEVEEIDNTREASAVSSSKTKAFKRIEEGVKEIYPEAIVSPYLTMAGTDAGKYEIVSKNVYRFMPIRINSSEQQSIHSTNEYLSIDNYLKMIHYFEFMMKNYDK; from the coding sequence ATGAAAAAAGTTCTTTTAATTCTTCTTGGAATTCTCATTATTCTGGCTGCAGTCGTAGTGATTAAAACATATACTTATCCTTTTAAAAAAGGCCCATCCGGAAATGCAGAAGGATGGAAGCCTGTAAAAAATGATTCAGCAGTAGCAAGATTTTCAGGAGGAATAAAGATCCCTACTGTTTCTACAGGAAGTTTGGGTGAATTCAATTATGCACCTTTTGATCAATTTAAAGAATACTTGAAAACCACCTATCCGTTGGTATATCAAAATACTGAAAATGTTGAGGTCAACAAATATGGATTAGTATTCAGATTGAAAGGCAGTAATTCAAAACTGGAGCCTATTCTATTCCTTTCTCATATGGATGTGGTTCCTCCGGGAGATGCAGATGTAAAAAATACACAAGAAAATATTTTCAGACCAGATGATAAACCGCTAGATCCTGTTTCGAAAGTAGCTGAAGATTGGGAATTTTCCCCTTTTTCGGGAGCTGTAGCTAATGGAAGAATCTATGGCAGAGGAGCAATAGACATGAAAGGAATGCTCTTTTCCTTAATGGAATCTATGAATAACCTGATTAAAAGCAAGCAAATTCCTCAACGTGACATCTACCTGGCTTTTGGTTTTGATGAAGAAGTAGGCGGAAAGAATGGAGCTATTCAGATTGCAGAATATTTTAAGAAAAAAGGATTGAAATTCGATGCGGTGTATGATGAAGGAGGATTGATTATGCGAAAAGGAAATGTAGCAGGTGTAGATGCTGATGTTGCCGTGGTGGGATGTGCTGAAAAAGGTTTTCTTTCTGCCAAAATAAAGGTGAAAGGTCTTGGAGGACACTCTTCAATGCCACCTATGGAAAGTGCAATCGGTAAAGCAGCTGTGATTATGCAAAGACTGGAAGATCATCAGATGAAACCTGTCATTACTCCATTGGTAAAAGAATTTTTCGATAATATAGGCGGAGTGATGCCATTTACAACGAGAATGGCATTGGCGAATCAATGGCTTTTAAAACCGGTGCTGATCTCGCAGCTGACCAAAAATAATACCACCAATGCGCTAGTACGAACTACAACAGCATTAACGATGATGAAAGGAAGTGACGGAACCAATGTGCTGTCTCCTGAAGTAGAATTTGTTGTTAACTTTAGACTTCTTCCAGGAAATACAGTGAAAGATGTTCGGGAACATATTGCAAAAGCAACTAAAGGTTTTGATGTTGAAGTAGAAGAAATTGATAATACAAGAGAAGCATCAGCTGTATCATCATCCAAAACAAAAGCATTTAAACGTATTGAAGAAGGTGTAAAAGAGATTTATCCGGAGGCTATTGTTTCTCCTTATCTTACCATGGCCGGAACAGATGCCGGTAAATATGAAATTGTAAGCAAAAACGTATACAGATTCATGCCTATTAGAATCAATAGCTCAGAACAGCAGAGTATTCACAGTACCAACGAATATCTTAGTATAGACAATTACCTGAAGATGATTCACTACTTTGAATTTATGATGAAAAATTATGATAAGTAG
- a CDS encoding alpha/beta hydrolase: MKKGTYQLHDEANFNFQLNRTLMWGSGNLEEIKTMASRIRTTEDWVKEMSILAEEAEASQQIPKAIGYYRMAEFFEADGTAEKSRLYAQSKSLFYDYHKITFEQEIKRDEVAYENGKLPVWICLPKQDIKDTVIIHGGNDSYMEEFLPVVQRLVSEGIAVYIFDGPGQGGALRESGIYYTYEWEKPIKAILDAYQLDNVTLIGLSLGGMLAPRAAAFESRIQRVVAWGIMPSFYEVILTKVPNELRMLMDAEDKNKVNELIQRKMEIDPLVQWAMQHGMFSMNVETPYDYIKKAQDFEMESIGSQITQDFLLLGSNGDHFIPVELYKRVIDALPNVKSLTYKMYTKNDLAENHCNIGNTELVLNDIIHWILQVRNK; encoded by the coding sequence ATGAAAAAAGGAACCTATCAATTACATGATGAAGCTAATTTTAATTTTCAACTGAACAGAACCTTAATGTGGGGGAGTGGTAATCTTGAAGAAATAAAAACAATGGCCTCTAGAATCAGGACTACAGAAGATTGGGTAAAAGAGATGAGCATCCTGGCTGAAGAAGCAGAAGCTAGCCAACAGATTCCTAAAGCCATTGGATATTACAGAATGGCAGAGTTTTTTGAGGCTGATGGAACGGCGGAAAAATCGCGATTGTATGCTCAATCAAAATCTTTATTTTATGACTACCACAAAATCACTTTTGAACAGGAAATAAAAAGGGATGAGGTAGCTTATGAAAATGGAAAACTACCCGTTTGGATCTGTCTTCCGAAACAAGATATAAAAGACACGGTGATTATTCATGGGGGAAATGATTCTTATATGGAAGAATTTTTACCGGTAGTGCAGCGTTTGGTATCCGAAGGAATTGCTGTGTATATTTTTGATGGCCCGGGGCAGGGCGGAGCTTTAAGAGAATCGGGTATTTATTATACCTATGAATGGGAAAAACCTATTAAAGCTATTCTGGATGCTTATCAGTTGGACAATGTAACCCTTATCGGGCTATCGTTAGGAGGAATGTTGGCACCTAGAGCAGCTGCATTTGAAAGTCGCATTCAAAGAGTAGTAGCGTGGGGAATTATGCCTAGTTTTTATGAGGTGATCCTCACCAAAGTGCCTAATGAACTAAGAATGTTAATGGATGCAGAAGACAAAAATAAGGTCAATGAATTGATTCAAAGGAAAATGGAAATAGATCCTTTGGTACAATGGGCCATGCAGCATGGAATGTTCAGTATGAATGTAGAAACTCCATATGATTACATTAAAAAGGCTCAGGATTTTGAAATGGAAAGTATAGGATCGCAGATTACACAAGATTTTTTGTTGCTCGGTTCCAATGGTGACCACTTTATTCCCGTTGAATTGTATAAAAGAGTCATTGATGCTTTACCTAATGTAAAATCTCTTACTTATAAGATGTATACGAAGAATGATTTGGCGGAAAACCATTGTAATATCGGAAATACGGAACTTGTTTTAAATGATATTATCCATTGGATACTGCAGGTTAGAAATAAATAA